From a single Acidobacteriota bacterium genomic region:
- a CDS encoding carboxypeptidase regulatory-like domain-containing protein, which translates to MRRLSCFSAALLILFFGSFGPLPRPLAAQKIVKRAVPSQNDITTDRQLAVLIRGLTDRSVDGLESVAYIEGVEVGLQGRFQNVVLGRSDTKNGVRAGCVSSLEEANAFFGRDLETGKAVPRGPYSTESIELIAARHGMSVDEYRFYIKMLSDASIADALSAPASSSIAIQNNDGMNEGFNDPAAAFVVGEGGNSGTTRGAQRLNVFNFAAAIWSAFLDSPVTITVASQFNPLSPCSTSGGVLGSAGASTVHRDFTGAEFAGTWYSQALANKRAASDLSPASPDINATFNVNIDSGCLGAGTRFYYGLDNAVPANRINLLVVVLHEIGHGMGFQTFANGTTGALFIGFPDIFLRKMFDRTAGLYWDQMTDAQRQTSALNTNNLLWDGPNVNIASGFLTGGRDAATGRVQLFSPNPFQSGSSLSHFSTAASPNLLMEPSINTGLPIDLDLTRQQMRDIGWFRDTTSDNVPDQITGVFPSGSVVTFGSNVNITWTNSGGFNRNVTIELSTNGGTTYSAIATNIANTGSYSWTVPSTPTTQGRIRVREAGFIDLSGVSSSNFTMSLAPSSSAAMIAGRVLDREGRGVRGVVVTAIDPNGTVFSAISNSFGYYRIEELSAGQSYVVSAWAKSMSFSGRVVTTENDFNLVDLIEE; encoded by the coding sequence ATGAGACGTCTCAGTTGCTTTTCCGCCGCGTTGCTTATCCTATTCTTTGGTTCTTTTGGACCACTTCCCCGACCACTTGCTGCTCAGAAAATTGTTAAACGAGCGGTACCGTCGCAAAACGACATTACTACCGACAGGCAACTCGCTGTCCTGATCAGAGGACTCACCGATCGCTCGGTAGATGGCCTCGAAAGCGTGGCCTACATCGAAGGTGTTGAGGTAGGGCTTCAGGGGCGGTTCCAGAATGTCGTACTTGGACGTTCCGATACGAAAAACGGCGTAAGAGCCGGGTGCGTCTCGAGTTTGGAGGAAGCAAACGCATTCTTTGGTCGGGACCTTGAAACCGGGAAGGCAGTTCCGAGGGGGCCATATAGTACCGAATCGATCGAGTTGATAGCCGCTCGCCATGGAATGTCTGTTGATGAGTACCGCTTTTATATCAAGATGTTGAGCGACGCCTCTATTGCCGATGCCCTCTCGGCTCCCGCGAGTTCGTCGATAGCAATTCAAAACAACGACGGCATGAACGAGGGCTTTAACGACCCTGCAGCTGCCTTTGTTGTTGGCGAGGGTGGAAACTCTGGAACAACCCGCGGAGCCCAGCGTCTGAACGTCTTCAATTTTGCGGCCGCTATTTGGAGCGCTTTTCTTGATTCGCCCGTTACCATAACGGTCGCATCGCAGTTCAATCCACTTTCGCCTTGTTCGACCTCCGGCGGCGTTCTCGGATCTGCAGGTGCTTCGACCGTGCACAGGGACTTTACAGGGGCGGAATTCGCAGGAACATGGTACTCACAAGCTCTTGCAAACAAAAGGGCTGCGTCTGATCTTTCGCCGGCAAGTCCGGATATCAATGCTACCTTCAACGTGAACATCGACAGCGGCTGTCTTGGTGCGGGCACCCGTTTTTACTATGGATTGGACAATGCCGTCCCGGCAAACCGGATAAATCTTCTTGTGGTTGTTTTGCACGAGATCGGGCATGGAATGGGATTTCAGACCTTTGCAAACGGAACGACCGGCGCTCTTTTCATTGGATTTCCGGATATATTTCTTCGCAAGATGTTTGATCGGACGGCAGGCCTCTACTGGGATCAGATGACCGATGCACAACGCCAGACTTCGGCGCTGAACACGAATAACCTTCTTTGGGACGGTCCGAATGTGAACATCGCGTCAGGGTTTCTAACGGGGGGCCGTGATGCCGCAACCGGCAGGGTTCAGCTTTTCTCGCCCAACCCCTTTCAATCTGGGTCGTCACTTTCTCACTTCAGCACAGCCGCTTCGCCAAATCTATTGATGGAGCCGAGCATAAACACTGGGCTTCCGATCGATCTCGATCTGACACGGCAGCAGATGCGCGATATCGGATGGTTCCGCGACACTACTTCAGACAATGTTCCTGATCAAATCACGGGCGTTTTCCCGAGTGGGAGTGTTGTAACGTTCGGTTCGAACGTAAACATTACTTGGACCAACTCGGGCGGATTTAACCGCAACGTGACCATCGAACTCTCGACCAATGGCGGAACGACCTACTCTGCAATCGCCACGAACATTGCCAACACCGGTTCCTACTCCTGGACAGTACCATCTACGCCGACAACACAGGGAAGGATCCGTGTTCGCGAAGCAGGGTTCATTGATCTGTCCGGCGTTTCGTCATCGAACTTTACGATGTCGCTGGCACCTTCATCGTCCGCCGCGATGATCGCCGGCCGCGTTTTGGATCGTGAAGGTCGGGGCGTTCGCGGAGTAGTGGTTACTGCGATCGACCCCAACGGAACTGTGTTCTCGGCGATTTCCAATTCGTTCGGATACTATAGGATCGAAGAACTGTCTGCGGGCCAGAGCTATGTCGTGTCCGCGTGGGCGAAATCAATGAGCTTCTCGGGCCGTGTAGTAACTACCGAGAACGATTTTAACCTAGTCGACTTGATCGAAGAGTAG
- a CDS encoding S9 family peptidase produces MKKLSVLAAILLLAVVSFAQPYTIQQYLSIKSAGSPDFSPDGKRIVYLTNTTGTSQVWAVDSAGGKPEQLTFFDDNVSFVRWLPDNSGIIFGMARGGNENTQFFWMTPKGDAIENLTDEPSVRHNFAGLSKDGKRIYYTSNKRNRNFFDAYSMDLESETETLLYKYDGNISVAAFNSSGTKLVISRSGIEKSLDNDLYLVDVKTGKETHLTPHEDASEFGNVEFLSDSLLMTTNDKREFEALVQMRPKNAAGDDWSASNLATSVVYGPNWDVGGVTLSNDSRMLAYTVNNDGFSELHIRKIETGGKPLITKIAKAHDQIKLPAQGIVGGTTFSKDGSTLAFSFSSPNSNGDVWIYDIKSKKLSQITQSDRAGIDPRTFISPELIKFKTFDGREIPAWYYKPASLKGGIAGFTTIEPDGTRISTYPGGLKVIVSIHGGPEGQSRPGFNPLFQYYLSRGYAVLDPNVRGSTGYGKTYTHLDDVEKREDSVKDIAAAHEWLTTKGGADAKRIAVMGGSYGGYMTMAAITLYPDLWAAAVNTVGIVNWETFLQNTSGYRRRQREVEYGRLDRDIDFLRRVSPIRKIDRIKTPLFVIHGKNDPRVPYTEAEQVVKALRDRNVVVEYKLYDDEGHGISKLKNRLELYPLVADFLDRNMKK; encoded by the coding sequence ATGAAGAAGCTATCCGTTCTTGCGGCGATCCTATTGCTCGCGGTCGTTTCGTTCGCTCAACCCTACACAATTCAGCAGTACCTTAGCATCAAGTCGGCCGGTTCGCCGGATTTTTCGCCTGATGGGAAGCGGATCGTCTATTTAACTAACACCACCGGCACTTCTCAGGTTTGGGCGGTAGATTCAGCCGGCGGGAAACCCGAGCAGCTTACCTTTTTTGACGATAACGTGAGCTTTGTGCGATGGCTGCCGGACAACAGCGGCATCATTTTCGGCATGGCACGCGGCGGGAACGAGAATACGCAATTTTTCTGGATGACCCCGAAGGGCGACGCGATCGAAAATCTCACCGATGAGCCGAGCGTACGGCACAATTTCGCCGGTCTCTCGAAAGACGGCAAGCGGATCTATTACACCTCGAACAAACGCAACCGCAATTTCTTTGATGCCTACTCCATGGACCTGGAGTCTGAGACGGAGACGCTTCTTTATAAGTACGACGGCAATATCAGCGTCGCTGCATTTAATAGCTCTGGGACGAAGCTCGTCATCTCCCGGAGTGGTATCGAGAAAAGCCTCGACAATGACCTTTACCTCGTTGATGTTAAGACGGGTAAGGAAACGCACCTGACTCCACACGAAGATGCAAGCGAGTTCGGCAACGTCGAGTTCCTCTCCGACAGCCTACTGATGACCACGAATGACAAACGCGAATTTGAAGCATTGGTGCAAATGCGGCCAAAGAACGCAGCCGGCGACGACTGGTCGGCCTCGAACCTGGCGACATCTGTCGTTTATGGGCCAAATTGGGATGTCGGCGGCGTCACACTCAGCAACGATTCGCGAATGCTCGCATATACCGTAAATAATGATGGCTTTTCGGAACTTCATATCCGCAAAATCGAAACCGGCGGAAAACCTCTGATCACAAAAATCGCCAAGGCCCACGATCAGATAAAACTTCCAGCTCAAGGCATTGTAGGCGGGACGACCTTCTCGAAAGATGGCTCAACGCTCGCGTTCTCTTTTAGTTCGCCGAACAGCAACGGCGACGTTTGGATCTACGACATCAAATCTAAGAAGCTTTCTCAGATTACTCAGAGTGACCGGGCGGGTATCGATCCGAGAACATTCATCTCGCCGGAACTTATCAAGTTCAAGACGTTCGATGGCCGCGAGATTCCGGCTTGGTATTACAAACCGGCTTCACTCAAAGGTGGAATCGCCGGTTTCACTACCATAGAGCCGGACGGCACAAGAATCAGCACCTATCCAGGTGGGTTAAAAGTAATCGTCTCAATCCACGGCGGTCCTGAAGGCCAGTCGCGGCCCGGATTCAATCCGCTCTTTCAATATTATTTATCGCGTGGCTATGCGGTTCTCGACCCGAACGTCCGCGGCTCAACTGGTTATGGAAAGACCTACACGCATCTCGATGATGTAGAGAAGCGCGAAGATTCGGTGAAAGATATCGCGGCCGCGCATGAATGGCTTACTACAAAGGGCGGAGCGGATGCTAAGCGTATCGCCGTCATGGGCGGCAGCTACGGCGGCTATATGACGATGGCGGCTATCACGCTTTATCCTGATCTCTGGGCCGCGGCGGTCAACACGGTCGGCATCGTCAACTGGGAAACCTTCTTGCAAAATACGTCCGGATACAGGCGGCGTCAGCGCGAGGTCGAATATGGGCGTCTTGATCGCGATATCGATTTCCTCCGCCGGGTCTCACCGATTCGCAAGATCGACCGGATAAAGACGCCGCTCTTCGTAATTCACGGCAAGAACGATCCGCGAGTGCCCTACACCGAAGCCGAGCAGGTCGTAAAAGCTCTTCGCGATCGTAACGTTGTCGTCGAATACAAACTTTACGACGACGAAGGCCACGGTATCTCAAAGCTCAAGAACCGGCTCGAACTGTATCCGCTCGTCGCCGATTTTCTTGATCGCAATATGAAGAAATGA
- a CDS encoding Gfo/Idh/MocA family oxidoreductase, which translates to MANSVGIGFIGTGFARRVQIPAFQACENARIVSIASGSLANAKATAEESGAEHFTDNWREIVERPDVDLVCITTPPNLHREMVLAALAAGKHLLAEKPMAMNVAEAEEMVAAATASGKLALIDHELRFLPGRQKAKALLHSGEIGKVRHAKYTFAAPHRGDQTQKWDWWSSKEAGGGALGAIGSHVIDSFHWFLETGIEAVDAQLQTHIKERPFSDVTRKVETDDQVNMLLRFRDGDITSDTTGSVSVSMIEGPEYVNRIEFVGDEGWMRVEHRGDLFIAKRSETEWTEVEVDYPPSIDGIFESGFPSGFMAFAPRIVDAIQKGESSIADAATFEDGLIVQQVLDAARESSDSGRRVTI; encoded by the coding sequence ATGGCAAATAGTGTTGGCATCGGATTTATCGGAACCGGTTTTGCGCGTCGAGTGCAGATACCTGCTTTCCAAGCATGTGAGAATGCACGCATCGTATCGATCGCGAGCGGGTCGCTTGCAAACGCAAAGGCGACCGCGGAGGAATCCGGAGCCGAGCACTTTACGGACAACTGGCGAGAGATCGTCGAGCGGCCCGATGTCGATCTGGTTTGTATCACAACGCCGCCGAATCTGCATCGGGAGATGGTCCTTGCCGCTCTCGCTGCCGGGAAGCACTTGCTCGCGGAGAAACCGATGGCGATGAACGTCGCTGAGGCTGAGGAGATGGTCGCGGCGGCAACGGCTTCGGGCAAGCTCGCACTTATCGACCACGAGCTCCGCTTTCTGCCAGGAAGGCAAAAGGCGAAGGCGTTGCTTCATTCGGGCGAGATCGGAAAAGTTCGCCACGCAAAATACACATTCGCAGCTCCGCATCGCGGCGACCAGACGCAGAAATGGGACTGGTGGTCGAGCAAAGAGGCCGGCGGCGGTGCTCTCGGGGCGATCGGTTCCCACGTCATCGATTCATTTCATTGGTTTCTCGAGACCGGTATCGAGGCGGTCGATGCCCAACTTCAAACGCACATCAAAGAACGGCCGTTTAGCGATGTTACGAGAAAGGTCGAGACCGATGATCAGGTGAACATGCTACTCAGATTCCGCGATGGCGATATCACAAGCGATACGACAGGATCAGTGTCTGTTTCCATGATCGAGGGGCCGGAGTATGTAAATCGGATCGAATTTGTTGGCGACGAAGGCTGGATGCGGGTCGAACACCGTGGCGATCTTTTCATCGCCAAACGCAGCGAAACCGAATGGACCGAAGTCGAAGTTGACTACCCGCCGAGCATCGACGGGATCTTTGAATCCGGCTTCCCGAGCGGGTTCATGGCGTTCGCACCGCGGATCGTTGATGCAATTCAAAAAGGCGAGAGCTCGATCGCCGACGCCGCAACATTTGAGGATGGCCTAATAGTCCAGCAGGTACTAGACGCCGCCCGCGAATCAAGCGACAGCGGGCGACGTGTAACTATCTAG
- a CDS encoding oligopeptide transporter, OPT family has product MKNPFLENFRPYIPASVTTLRELTPGPLIVGVLLGILFGASSLYLVLKVGLTVSASIPVAVISVTLFRLLAKLGARDATILEHNIVQTTGSAGESIAFGIGVTMPAILILGFDLEVWRVTMVAVLGGLLGILMMIPLRRALIRDQHGLLKYPEGTACAQVLIASASEESKQHSEIAKAGDSTAAKGGMIIAAGFGIGFLYNTVMKVFSGWKEYPEKLFGEPFRGGSVSLENNPALLGVGYIIGPRIAGIMFAGGALAYWVLIPMIRFFGDSLTEPLAPATTLIKDMPIEGAGSIQSEYILYIGAGAVTAGGIISLIRSLPTIWGGIRGGIADFQAKRANNKNGDGATIPRTEQDISLKWVVVGILALIVVITLLPTLKMNILGAVLIIILGFLFVTVSSRLTGEIGSSSNPISGMTVATLLFTSLAFLVLGWTAPDPYFVTALSVGGIVCIAASNGGTTSQDLKTGFWVGGTPWKQQTAILVGALSSALLLGPILIQLNESSSVYLPVAPATFSAGFQVPEQELVREGGELRAEKAGGYYGEQDSANYRVWHNTDTSRGPAGKYLVGMQGTPAYLVDPGINGVITEVQTGVDANGDPIMQSVEKYRAPKATLMSYIIQGILSQQLPWALVLLGVMISVTLELCGISSLAFAVGLYLPISASSPIFVGGMVRWAVDKYLKRKFAEKGLTEEEFIAETDKSSGVLLASGYIAGGALAGILVALSAVYLSGLTEGVNEWAKAANPLYGGSYADLLAMAPFILLAVFLYLVGREKLFAGQKSPENE; this is encoded by the coding sequence ATGAAAAACCCATTTCTCGAAAACTTTCGCCCGTACATTCCTGCTTCGGTCACCACGCTGCGTGAGCTGACGCCGGGGCCGCTGATCGTCGGCGTTCTGCTGGGCATTTTGTTCGGGGCGTCGTCGCTTTATCTTGTGCTCAAGGTCGGGCTTACCGTCTCGGCGTCGATACCGGTCGCCGTCATTTCGGTCACGCTTTTCCGGCTACTTGCAAAGCTTGGGGCGAGAGATGCGACCATTCTCGAGCACAACATCGTCCAGACGACGGGCTCGGCGGGCGAATCGATCGCGTTCGGTATCGGCGTTACGATGCCCGCGATACTGATACTCGGCTTTGATCTCGAGGTCTGGCGGGTGACGATGGTTGCCGTGCTCGGCGGCCTGCTCGGAATTTTGATGATGATCCCGCTCCGCCGTGCGCTGATCCGCGACCAGCACGGCTTGCTCAAATATCCCGAAGGCACGGCCTGTGCGCAGGTCCTTATCGCATCGGCCAGCGAGGAATCGAAGCAACACTCCGAAATCGCCAAGGCGGGCGATTCGACCGCGGCGAAGGGCGGAATGATCATCGCGGCCGGCTTCGGTATCGGCTTTCTTTACAACACGGTGATGAAGGTCTTCAGCGGCTGGAAGGAATATCCCGAGAAGCTTTTTGGCGAACCATTTCGCGGCGGAAGCGTCTCGCTTGAGAACAATCCCGCTCTGCTCGGCGTCGGCTATATTATCGGGCCGCGGATCGCCGGAATAATGTTCGCGGGCGGTGCTTTGGCCTATTGGGTGCTTATCCCGATGATCCGCTTCTTCGGCGATAGCCTCACCGAACCGCTCGCACCGGCGACGACTCTGATCAAGGATATGCCGATCGAAGGTGCCGGCAGCATCCAGAGCGAATACATTCTCTACATCGGAGCCGGAGCGGTCACGGCCGGCGGCATCATCTCGCTGATCCGATCGCTGCCGACCATCTGGGGCGGCATCCGCGGCGGCATTGCCGACTTTCAGGCAAAACGGGCCAACAACAAGAACGGCGATGGAGCAACCATTCCCCGAACCGAGCAGGACATCTCGCTCAAGTGGGTCGTCGTCGGCATTCTCGCCCTGATCGTCGTCATCACGCTGCTCCCGACGCTCAAGATGAATATCCTCGGCGCGGTGCTCATCATCATTCTCGGCTTCCTTTTCGTCACGGTCTCCTCAAGGCTGACGGGCGAGATCGGCTCGTCCTCAAACCCGATCTCGGGAATGACGGTCGCGACCTTGCTCTTTACCTCTCTCGCATTTCTCGTGCTTGGCTGGACGGCTCCCGATCCGTATTTCGTGACGGCACTTTCGGTCGGCGGCATCGTATGCATCGCTGCATCGAATGGCGGCACGACCTCCCAAGACCTCAAGACCGGTTTCTGGGTCGGCGGCACTCCTTGGAAACAACAGACCGCAATCCTAGTCGGAGCGCTTTCATCGGCGCTTCTTCTTGGGCCGATCCTCATTCAACTCAACGAATCGTCGTCGGTCTATCTGCCTGTCGCCCCAGCCACCTTCTCGGCCGGCTTCCAGGTGCCGGAGCAGGAACTCGTCCGCGAAGGCGGGGAACTGCGTGCTGAAAAGGCCGGAGGCTATTACGGCGAGCAAGACTCGGCAAATTACCGCGTTTGGCACAACACAGACACGAGCCGCGGGCCGGCGGGCAAGTACCTGGTCGGTATGCAGGGCACGCCGGCCTATTTGGTCGATCCCGGAATCAACGGTGTGATCACGGAAGTGCAGACCGGGGTCGATGCCAATGGCGACCCGATAATGCAATCGGTGGAAAAATACCGGGCGCCAAAGGCGACGCTGATGAGTTACATCATCCAGGGAATTCTTAGCCAGCAGCTTCCATGGGCACTGGTTCTTCTTGGGGTGATGATCTCTGTGACGCTCGAGCTTTGCGGCATCTCTTCGCTGGCATTTGCTGTCGGTCTTTATTTGCCGATATCGGCCTCGTCTCCAATATTTGTCGGCGGCATGGTCCGCTGGGCCGTCGATAAATACCTGAAGCGAAAATTTGCTGAAAAAGGGTTGACCGAAGAAGAGTTCATCGCGGAAACCGATAAGAGTTCCGGAGTTCTTCTAGCCTCAGGATACATCGCGGGCGGTGCCCTTGCCGGCATTCTTGTGGCCCTTTCGGCAGTCTATTTGAGCGGCCTGACGGAGGGCGTCAACGAATGGGCAAAAGCAGCAAATCCGCTCTACGGAGGCTCCTACGCCGACCTTTTGGCGATGGCTCCGTTCATCCTGCTTGCCGTTTTCCTCTACCTTGTCGGCCGCGAAAAGCTGTTTGCCGGGCAAAAATCGCCGGAAAACGAGTGA
- a CDS encoding peptidoglycan-binding protein has translation MQKILFLTLAIFVFTGLAYGQAPTNGASTSATAEKPKRVSFRPTKDQITEAQTKLKDAGSYSGEANGKYNNDFRAAIRKFQEANGLAKSGSLNRATLEKMQIALTEAQKEIPIPESSYAKAKEEKPKTAGTDKPKRTIFRATKDQINEAQRILKAGGMYSGEETGQLSKETRDGLKKYQEANGLNVTGTLNQATLEKMGIALTDKQKADAVSAQ, from the coding sequence ATGCAAAAGATCTTATTTCTCACATTGGCCATCTTTGTTTTCACCGGTCTCGCTTATGGCCAAGCTCCGACAAATGGAGCTTCCACTTCAGCAACGGCGGAAAAGCCCAAGCGGGTCTCCTTCCGACCGACCAAAGATCAGATCACCGAAGCCCAAACGAAGCTAAAGGACGCCGGTAGCTATTCAGGCGAAGCGAACGGCAAATACAACAATGATTTCCGTGCGGCGATCCGCAAGTTTCAGGAAGCGAACGGCTTGGCGAAGTCAGGCTCTCTCAATCGGGCAACCCTAGAGAAAATGCAGATCGCCCTGACCGAGGCGCAAAAAGAAATCCCGATTCCTGAAAGCTCATACGCGAAAGCAAAAGAAGAGAAACCGAAAACCGCCGGGACCGATAAGCCGAAGCGAACGATCTTTCGCGCAACCAAGGATCAGATAAATGAGGCCCAGCGGATTCTCAAAGCCGGCGGAATGTATAGCGGCGAGGAGACCGGCCAACTCAGCAAGGAAACCCGCGACGGTCTAAAGAAATACCAGGAAGCGAACGGGCTGAACGTGACGGGTACGCTAAACCAGGCCACGCTTGAGAAGATGGGTATTGCTCTAACGGATAAGCAGAAAGCCGATGCAGTTTCCGCCCAATGA
- a CDS encoding DUF4440 domain-containing protein codes for MIMTTAVVFLLVAAAVPAQESKEQAAIRKVMEDQAAAWNRGDLEGFMQGYWKNEKLTFVSSRVTRGWQQTLDNYKRSYDTREKMGTLAFTDLEITILSKDAAVVLGSWSLKRANDSPSGKFTLIFRKFKEGWRVVHDHTS; via the coding sequence ATGATCATGACAACAGCGGTCGTCTTCCTCTTAGTGGCAGCGGCCGTTCCAGCCCAGGAATCAAAGGAACAGGCCGCGATCCGAAAGGTGATGGAAGACCAGGCAGCGGCATGGAATCGCGGCGACCTCGAGGGCTTTATGCAGGGTTATTGGAAGAACGAAAAGCTGACCTTTGTTTCGTCGCGGGTCACCCGCGGATGGCAGCAGACGCTCGACAATTACAAGCGGAGCTACGATACGCGCGAGAAGATGGGCACACTCGCTTTTACAGACCTCGAGATCACAATTCTCTCAAAGGACGCCGCCGTTGTGCTCGGCAGTTGGTCGCTCAAACGGGCAAATGATTCCCCCAGCGGTAAGTTCACGCTCATATTTCGCAAGTTCAAGGAAGGTTGGCGGGTGGTTCACGACCACACATCCTGA
- a CDS encoding PilZ domain-containing protein: MLRAIAEKITGLFTEASHSLRRKHNLPIKVVFEPIYSTGGLGREQENIYISGETYDISKTGVGFIVQSIRVRENYLVGQDRRLNAEIDLPNGKVQMKIVGRRYEKVGVHLSTERFLVGAEIVEMSKDDREVYEHFLKYGKRRKAGAPSLEMGSN; this comes from the coding sequence ATGCTACGAGCCATTGCCGAAAAGATAACAGGACTATTCACAGAGGCCTCACATTCGCTCAGGCGCAAGCATAATCTCCCGATAAAGGTCGTTTTTGAGCCGATCTACTCGACTGGCGGGCTCGGCCGGGAGCAGGAGAATATTTACATCAGCGGAGAGACCTACGACATCAGCAAGACCGGCGTTGGATTCATTGTCCAATCGATCCGCGTAAGGGAAAACTACCTTGTTGGCCAGGACCGACGGCTCAATGCTGAGATCGACCTGCCCAACGGGAAAGTGCAGATGAAGATCGTCGGACGACGCTATGAAAAGGTCGGGGTTCATCTTTCTACGGAGCGCTTTTTGGTAGGGGCGGAGATCGTAGAAATGTCGAAGGACGACCGCGAGGTTTACGAGCATTTTCTCAAATATGGCAAGCGCCGGAAGGCGGGAGCTCCGAGCCTTGAGATGGGAAGCAACTAA